The following is a genomic window from Desulfobacterales bacterium.
GTAACTGATCACGGGTGGTGCAGGGCACCCCAGGCCGGGCAGTCGCGCTGGAGAAGGTACTGGACGTACTGGCGAAACAGGGTCATTGCCTCCTTGAGCGAGGCATTGGAGAAATGGAGCCGGTCAAGCCGGTCCCAGGGCGATTCCAGGACATTTTCCAGGAGTTTGGCCGTGCCCGGGGAAACCGGCGTCAGGGACGCGGTGGAGCGGCATTGGCCGCAGAGCAGCCCGCCCCGGCTCGGACTGAACCCATAGGGACCGGACGGGGCGTCGATCCGGCCACACTTGAGGCAGCCGCTGAGACGGGGTCGATAGCCCATGATCTTCAACAGCTTAGCCTGGAACAGGATCACCACCCGGACCGGGGCCAGCCCCTGGTTGATCCCGGCCAGGGCCCAGACCAGCAGCGGGAACAACTCCTCGTCAACATCGTTTTCACGGGTCCAGAGCAGGACCTGTTCAACAATCGCCATTCCGGCCAGGTAGCGGTCATACTGTTCCCGCAGGGAGATGAAAGGGTCGAGAAGCTCGGCCTCGGCCACCCGGACCAGGCTGGACCGGCCCCGGTCGTCGTAGAGAATCTCCAGCAACGAAAACAGCTCCAGCTTGTTGACGAAACGCCGTTTGCTCCGCTTGGCGCCCTTGGCAATGCCGGTGAGTTTGCCGAGACCAGGGCAGGAGAAGGTAACGATCTTGTCGGATTCGCCGTGGTCCTGCAGGGCCAGGACCACGGCAACGGTACGTTTAAGGCTCATCCCGGGATAACCCGCCCGCCCCAGCCAGGTCCCGGGGGATCGAGATCCTGACGGTTTCACCGGATGCGCCCAGTCTGGGCAGGGGCCGACCGTTGAGGGTCAATTCCACCCCGCCGGCATTGCCGAAGAAAAAATTCAGGTTGTCATGGGCCCGCCACTCCCGGCCGGTACCCTTGCGAAAGAGCCCCTCCCGGACCGGCTGGTCGTCGATCTGGACCTGGAGCCAGACATCCTCGACAAAGCGGACCGTAACCAGAAAGGGAAAACCGGCCGGCTCCTCAACAGCACCCTCCTTGTCCAGGGACAAGGGCTGAGGGGATATATCCCCGGGCGTTGATGTCGGCTCAAGGGCTGCCGGCAATCCCGCGGACAGCGGATCTTCACCCGCGGGAAAACTATCCACCGGATCCGGAGCAATGGTTACAGCGGCCGGGGTCATGGACCGGCCCATGACCGGCGCCGGCGCAGAAGCATCCTGGCCGTAAAAACTGGTAAAGCCCAGGTAGCCGGCATAGCCGAGCAGCCCGGCAAGCAGCAGCAGGGCCAGGAAATAGGCTGGCGCAAAGGAGCGGTTTTTCTTTGCCTCGCGCTTGAGCTTGAGAATATCCGGCAGCGGTTCGTCGCTCTCCGGGTCAGTGCCCGGACCAGGTCCTGATC
Proteins encoded in this region:
- the recO gene encoding DNA repair protein RecO — protein: MSLKRTVAVVLALQDHGESDKIVTFSCPGLGKLTGIAKGAKRSKRRFVNKLELFSLLEILYDDRGRSSLVRVAEAELLDPFISLREQYDRYLAGMAIVEQVLLWTRENDVDEELFPLLVWALAGINQGLAPVRVVILFQAKLLKIMGYRPRLSGCLKCGRIDAPSGPYGFSPSRGGLLCGQCRSTASLTPVSPGTAKLLENVLESPWDRLDRLHFSNASLKEAMTLFRQYVQYLLQRDCPAWGALHHP
- a CDS encoding DUF4115 domain-containing protein, which gives rise to MSSNDHAREPRPSARETGEGRPDLTAGRYLREERIRQEISLAEVAAATGIRIVILQAIEEDGRAHLPAAVFVRGFLKLYAEHLGLEADGVLARYGPRSGSGPGPGTDPESDEPLPDILKLKREAKKNRSFAPAYFLALLLLAGLLGYAGYLGFTSFYGQDASAPAPVMGRSMTPAAVTIAPDPVDSFPAGEDPLSAGLPAALEPTSTPGDISPQPLSLDKEGAVEEPAGFPFLVTVRFVEDVWLQVQIDDQPVREGLFRKGTGREWRAHDNLNFFFGNAGGVELTLNGRPLPRLGASGETVRISIPRDLAGAGGLSRDEP